TTGGGGATAAGATACTTGTAAGTAACATATAGGGATCAAGTTAGCTATTTTAatgtaacacaaaaaatgaaagacccagagacagatactggggttcaaggttcaagctgaagattagaaaagcaaagcagtgggccactagctcttaccaggacctcaggctgaatgggttgattctgctgcctctcctcagtgtggctgtagAATCCTAAGATTGAATGGCTTTCTAGCTCAGTGTGACTGAAGAATGAATCCATCCTATCcacaatgtggctggagaatgaatgctcaaTACTGACTATGCAAGACCCTGGTCCTATCTTTTATACACCTCTAGAGTTAGGACTAAAGATGTGTGGTCCCAGGAGCTGAGATATTTGtgtgagatgtttctctttaggactggatcaaacttgtgtagatctgggtgaccttggattcacagagatctgtctacctttaatcctgagtcctgggatcaaaggtgtgtatcaccactgcctgatctctatagcttgaagctgtctttgctttctgaatcctcaggcaagctttagtaaaacataaataatatatcaccacaattccctgCAACTAATATAaggaaaactatatacaataagtatacaCAATATATAAAGGCAATAAGTTCATCAGCTAGTGACCAggtactttgcttttctgatcttcagcttcaggtttgaaccccaatatctgtttctggatcttttattttttcatgttacatattgGTACCCAACATTAAAGTAGGaattcatgaaaaaaatcactttgagCTCAGCCCAAATCTGAACTGCTGGCAGGATTTCTGTCTGAGTCCCTGCCCATCCAGGTAggtattgtttttggttttctcctaaaatcTTTGAGCAAGTATGGGATTTTTCAGTTATAGCTTTTCTAAACAGTCTTCAGCTGCCACCAAAACTCAGGAGGCCTTTGGGCTTTTCCTACAGTCCTTCTCCTGGAGCTCAAACTCTGAGCTCAGGGCGACATGTTAGTTCTCTGATTCAGATCTGCTAAGCCTCACAGTTCACTGACACTGTTGGCATATTTGGTAAATTTactgggaattcttaaaggaaagGATTAGTTTAAAAAGAGAGTTTttacacacactaaaaaatggaaaacactattaaaatggaTAAAATTAGATCTGAATATGATTAAACAAAAGATAGTTTTAAAATGGAACATGAAGGGATAATCAACCAGGAAAGGCATACTGttaattggtttttgttttgttgttgttgttgtctgtatatcagtatttattatgttttcttctatgagaaTAAACTTTGTGGtagaacaaaaaattcaaaacagtattatttataaattgtgAACAAATGGTAGTGGATAGCCTTAACCATCAAATTGGTTGAAATCAATTGTACCTCATTTACAGTCACATCTACAAAATGCATATACACCTGAACAATGACATTATAGAgataaagacatgaaaataacCCATTTGATATAATTGTTGGTTACAAATTTCTCCTTGGAAacagtttcatttctcttttaaaaaacttttttctctttttcttaatttaaattagaaacaatcttgttttacatatcaatccaagttccctctcgctcccatcctcccatgcctcccaccgaCCCCCCCCTTCCAATCCCGAATCCACGccccagggggtgaggccttccatcagggatcatcaaagtctgtcacatcatttggagccgGACCTGGggcctcctccatgtgtctaggctaagagagtatctctctatgtggaatgggctcccaaagtccattcctacactagggacaAATGctgatctattaccagaggccccgtagactgcccagacctcctatctgacacccacgttcagggggcctggttcagttctatgctggtttccctgctatcagtctgggatccatgagctcccccttgttcaggtcagctgtttctatgggtttccccagcctcatcttgtttattgttattttgataatctttgttgttcttttgataattcttggtttatctctaaaaaacttggttgatatgagtgctaagatataggccttagaaaaacttattaaagcaGATTATAGAGACCGAGAAATTACATGGAAATTATGTGGAAAACCAAATTCAGCATTGCATCTTCAGGTAAAATATGAACAACCTAAGGTCTTAAGAGAACCACCATTAATATATCCAGAAACCTTACAGGAAGTGCCAAATGAAGGAGGTTCTATAAGAGCTACTTGGAAGCTTTGAAAGGGAGGAAGGTAGGCCAGTTGGGGGAAGATGAaaggaaacttttttcttttctacaattTATTTCAATTCATTTGAGACCTCAATGGAATGAATTATGGCCACTCATCTAAATGATAATTGTTTCAACTTACTTTATCAATATTGGACTTTGGGGGGGTTACCCTCACAGAAAAGCATCATGCTGTCTATCTGTACATCCAGTAATACATTCAAATCAACACACAAAATAACCTCTACAGTAGCCATATTATATTTAACTCCAACAAATTCAGCATATCCAGTGTGTCTCTTATCATGGGAGAACTGTGTAAATTTGCTCAGTTCATGGACTTCTTTGAGTATTTGTTATATTCACATTTTCATTGACATGTAACAAATATACCAACAAAATGAGACAATACATCAATGTTAAAGAAGGGTTTAGGGGTCTTGACCTCCAGAAATGTTAGCTATTCTAATTCAGATATGTATTGCTAGGTATATCATGTCCTGTTTTACCAGACATTAGCCAttacatatacaaacaaatcACCTTGAAAACTTCAGAGTGAACTTGAAATATAACTCAATACATACACAAGATCTGAGAGGAATAAGCCCATATTTGGGCATCCCAAATAGTGTAGAAATGAAAAACTCCTAATGattattttctcttcaaaaaGTGAATGTGCTCTTTAGCTTTAATAATGCACTCTTGACCTCCTTGTTCCTCAGACTGTACACCATAGGATTCAGCATGGGAATAACCATGGTGTAGAACACAGATGCAATTTTGTCTGTGTCCATGGAATGATTAGAGCTGGGCTGTAAATACATGAAGATGACAGTCCCATAGAAAATAGAGACTGCAGTGAAATGGGAGGCACAGGTTGATACAGCCTTTCGATATCCTGCAGCTGTGTGCATTTGTAGGatggaaataaaaatgagtatATAAGATATCCAGATGACTATTATAGCAAAAAAGATATTGAAGCTCACTACATAAACAAGAAGCAGCTCATTGATATGCCTATCAGAGCAAGAAAGAACCATAACCGCAGGAATATCACAAAAAAAATGATGGACTACATTGGAGTCACAGAAGGAGAGACTGAATGCATCTCCAGTGTAGATGGAAGCATTTAGGAAACCTAGGACATAACAGCCTATGAtcaaccatgcacacacacttgtagtcATGGTTGTGGAATAGTGTAGAGGCTTACACACTGCTGCATAGCGATCATATGCCATTGAGGCTAATAGGTAGTTTTCCACACTGGCAAAGGCAGTGAAACAGAACATCTGTGTAGCACAGTCATTGTATGACATGATTTTGTTTCCTATAAGAAGTCCAGCCATCACTGTTGGGGTAACAGCTGAAGAATAACAAAAATCCACCAGAGAGAGATTACCTAGGAAAAAGTACATTGGAGTGTGAAGCCCAGAGTCCAGGAAAATTAACAGGATAATCCCCAGGTTCCCCACCACGGTGATGGTGTAGATGAGAAGGAAGGTGACAAAAAGGGGAAGCTGCAGATTTGTGTCATTGGTGAGTCCCAGCAGCAGGAAGTGTGACACTTCTGTCCGGTTCTCCATCCACATTATTTGAGATCACTGGAAGCTCTATGACCATAAGAATAAGAGGGatcaataaaaatgatataaaaactGTTAATTATGTCTAGAAACCATGGATATATGACTTGTGCCTTGAACTTCTTCAAAGAAAGACCGGGCTTCAGAATCAAGTTGAGTGCACTAATTATATGGTGTTATTTATTCTATGAAGTGAGGAATCCTAatagattatttcttttttttctttttttctttttttggttattagagacagggtttctctgtattgctttggagcctatccaaaaacttgctctgtagacccggctggccttgaactcagagatcctcctgcctctgcctcccgagtgctgggattaaaggcgtgtgcactTTATAAATGGGATGTTGACAATTTAATAATATAATGTAAATTATTTGTTTGGTGGAAACTTTTACCAAGTAATCTCCCTTGAACTCAGACCAGTTGATATTTCCATATTGTTCATCTGTCTAACAACTGTTGTGAACATTTTTGAAGTGTTTCTTCCTATGAACATATAAGTTTTATCAGTTGCCACTTTTATGTAAATTGTAATGTGCAAGAAGTTGAGTGATTTACTCTTGTTACTAAACTATTAATTGGCACTCTGTGCTTTGAACTCATGACAACCTTTAAATGACTCTATGTCAGTTAATTCTCAGTTTGAAGAGAATTTAAATCAAATCCAATCACCTGAATTCATAATTAATCTTTTGTCACCATTCAATAAAAAATCAGTATTTCACCCTGAACTAATAAGGTAATGATCAAGtaataatttcatgtttttcaCCATATAGTTTCCTCTCAttgcaaataaaaagaacaaaaatcccAGTAAAAAGGATCCTTCTCTTAAAAGCAAAAGTGGTcttcatgaaattaaaatttctcaATTAGACAAGACTGGAATACACCAAATATGGTCTCATAACAAAAGTCAAACAAACTTGCATAAAGAAGTTCTTAAATTTTTGATGATGTCTCATCTTCACCATCTCAGACAAGTTTTCACATCACCAACGTCTGTACATGTTGGAAAGTCATCGCTAAATCATAAACTTTTAAATTGATTGAGGAATTTAGCTCTTGTACACAGCAGTTTTGGAGGGATAGTTGTTATAGAAATGAGTCCAACCTGAAAATACAATTTGCCTAGTGAGTGAATCAAGTGATTTGGCAGAGAATTTTCATCATTGAAAAAGATCTATATTGGAGCAATTGCTTACCAGGTAGGAGTCACTGTAGCCTTATTCCCCAGAACATTGTTTCTCCAACCACAGAATAACGAAACTCGCAAAACCCAAGATGAATTCAGCAAATAAAGCGCGTAAGAGAGGGGTATACTGGGTGTTGAGCACAGCCTGACAACTGCCATCATGCTAGTATTAGGCTGGGTCAAGGAACTTCACATTTGTTAGATCAAGATGAATACTGAAGTTCAAGGCTTCACTTGCATGTCAGTTTTGAAGTCTTGAAGCTtccatctccatttttttttctttttctcccacatTCCAGAGAGTGATCATTTCTATACTTgctagggtttctctgtctttacTCAAAGAATAACATTGCCTTTCTACATTTTTGTGCAGACTACTGTCAATTATTCTTTGAAGTCTGTATTTCAGTTTGGTAAAATCCCGGCTATTTACAATCCATTCTTTGTCTCATTAGTATTCTGAAATAGGCTATTACAGATCAGTGCAAACTTTCTTTACCACAGATATGTTTACTCCAAAGcttcatagttttaaaaatgttatttgaatCTCTGTTCTTATAAAGTAACAATATTTCTAAAATTCTATTATATGTGCTCCAACTTCTCTAATACAAAGAGAATTGGCAGAAAGAACACAAGCATGAATCAAGTTTCAAAtcaacataattttttttaattttgttgaccTGAGAAGAATCACTTACCTCCTCCTTTTTGGTAAAATAGATACGATACAATTCTTTCTCTTATACAACTCAGCATTTCTGTAAATAATAGGAGCAGATAGCTATCTTACATAATTGTATAGTTCAAAAGTCAACCAGTTATCAGTAAATATGAGcaacatacattatatatgtctagaaaatatattaatgaaacacattattttgtataatCAATATACACTGATAGTAGAAAAGTTCATCAATGTAATCTTTATGTTTGGAAATCTCTTTGATGTTGGCTAAAAGTTCAGTGAGTCTTCAGGTAAATAGAAGGCATTTTTGTATTCATGATGAATATCACTCAGATGATTAATGGTGTCTAATGAGTCATGCCCTGCAGAATGTCCTTTCTAACAATGTGATTCAGAGTCAGATTGGGATTTAGAGGCCAGAGCACGAGGAACTTGGGAGAATTGTACAGATTGGGCAAGCTCTGGAGATTTCCCCTGTGAGAATACTTGAAGAAATCTCAACCAGTTTTCCCAGAGAATAGACAATTAGTATGCCTGCAGGGATCAAAAGAGTtggtatatttataaaatgaaagtttTTAGCTAATAATTGAAATTATGCAAATTAGTGAGGAATCTCTTaagttttattaaatttgttctttgacaaccTCATTCTTGTATATTACTCAGTCTTATTCTCACCTCATCCTAGTTTGTCTCCCTTCaccttctgcccctcccccacaccaaAGTCCCTCACTCACACTCATGATGTTGGGGATCCATTGCGTTTAACCAGTACTATGTATGTGGCCTAGATCTGTAAATATCCATTGGCTCCTGGTTGGACTCACCAGTGGGTACACAAATGAAGAGTATGATTGTCTGTCCCCCAGAATCCAGCAATAGCCAATAGATCAGGGCAGTGTAAAGTTCTATGAGCCATACTTTTTTGACAGGCCCAGCTCAGTGCAAGAAATTTCAGGAAGCAGCGGCTGTTGTAAGAGCATAGTTAGAAACACTGCCTCATACTGTGGAGATATTTTGCAGTTCTTCTCCATATTTTCTGGCACTCATATACTTTCTACCTCCTCCTTTGTGATGTTCTTTGAGTGATGAGCCTTTGAGTGAGTGACATAAATGCTCCCTTTAGATCTGAAAGCCCAATATCACTTATTCTTAGCAAGTTGAGCAGCCAAGTATCTCCTTATACAACATCATGGCACAATTTTTTATGTATTGTTGTAtagattatgctggtttagtgaaTTAGTGGTTGTGGGTTTTCTTCCAATACCCATAACTTAATTGGCAATAAGTAGTTAtataggtttccagtaccaggaattgTGTATCTCTTGTTGACTGAAGTCTCAAGTCTAATTAGAGaactgttggttactgccaaggtatttTTGCTACTATTGCACCTTTAGGGTTAATATACAATGTTAGTGTCTTATGTGGTTCATAGACATCATACTTGGTTATCTTCATTCTTTGGAggcttgcatggtgccttctgttATGATGAAAACTAATCTGGGGGTGATATTCAGGCTAGTTTCAGATTAGGGGTTTGTGGACtctgtttctgaagtgcatggtatcttcagcaataattACTCTCCTTCCACCCATGGAGCAATGAAGAGCAACAACAGACTGTATTGTTTAGGAGTCTCTTAGATATCCCTGTCCAACAATCAAAAGAAGGCTTCTCATGTCTGTTATTAATGCTTTTCTTAGGAGGTCTTTCACTCTTGGAAGAACCATTGTAAGTCCATATGATAAAAGATCTTTTaactatacatgtatatttatacacttaATTGTGTGTATGATAATGTTTGTCTGGGTAAATAGTTAATAGCATGATTCCTTTTCatatttcctaatttttattttatacacccTCTGTTTCTTCTGTACTTCTCTCCACACTCTACCTAAAGAGTCCTCCTTTTGCCATTTTCCATATGAGTTCACTTGCACCCTACaattccatttcattttcctcCCACAAAGATCAAAAACCATAATCAATCAAAATGAGCAGTTGTGAAGCCCTGCGCCAATAGATACAAAATACTCACGCACCTAAGTATTGGGGAACATTGCTATAGAGGATGTGGGATGGTTGTAAGAGATAGAGAATCAGGAAGTTTgctatgagattctgtctcctagtaacatcaaAACCTACATCCCTGAAATGTCAACTACATGATTGGCCAAACATGAGCTggaaaaggatgacaccaatggacaTGACAAAGGGGACAGGAAAAAGTCCATATCCctcacaaagaactgcaggcaactgaGAAAAGCTAGGAGCATAAGTTGTTTTCTCCAGGGAAGAGTCTATCCATTAGACATCCAGCATGAAGacatcagccctgaaaacatgcatacaacattatatagactgaactGGTGTACTTAGGAAcctatgcatatatgtgtacatgtatacatgcaataacaattagtaaaTAACAGGGATGAATTTGCACGAGACTAGAGAAGGGTCCATTGAAGAACttaggaggaggaaatgggagcgataaattatattataatctcaaaaagaaaaaagaagaaatgaattgaaacaaaaaagaagtaagcTTCCACCTGGTGTTTTCAAACATACTTAATTTAGATAAATCTCCTCTGTTCCATCATGTCCCCATCTATGATTAAACCTTAATGATCTCCAATCATATTGATATTGttataaataatagaatatttgtatggataattattatatattatatacaagtCACTTTTTTTACAGATGTCTTTCCATTCACTGTTTATTATGATTAACACTGCAAAGATTGTGTAGTGCCAtggtgtgttgttgttgtttccaaagagattttatttcttttgaatttttactCAGTAACAGGGTATGGGATGCTGCCTATAATTAACTGTAGTGGTTATGTTAATCTATATTCAAGTCAGAAATATGCAGCAGTTACTCTTCTCCATGCCCATTGCCATAGTAGATTCTGTGTTAAGGTAACAGCCACTTGTGGTTTGGGCTATCCCAGTGCCAGGATTCCAGACACCTGACATACTGCTCAGATTTCAAATAGGTTCTTGAGATCTAACTCATGAACTTCTGTTTGTACAATAGCCACTTTtccctctgagtcatctccctagcttttcaaatttaatttttgctAAATTCACGGGATTAGGAAAGATAGTAAGACCTGTATTGAACCATCTCTATGATAAACAGCCAAGAAATATAGTTGAATGATTCAACTGAATACctgaaaataaggaaggaaaatgtAGTTAGTATATTCTTGGAGAGTGAAAAGTTTAGAGGATAAGGTAGAAGAAAGAGGGATAAGTATCACTCAATAAATTTAAAGGAGGAGTTAGCTCCTTTTTCCATGACTTTCAACTTTATTCAGGTGATCCCTCCATGGGTTAGAGATGAGAAGGAGAACTGGCATTTTTAAAGTAAGTCTTCTTATTTCAGGTAGCACTTCTTTAAATACAACCTTATATTTTAGACATTAAGCAAACATTAAATATCTGTTGTGTTCATTTGGATATCCCTATGAAATGAGCACAGTTAAATAACACAAATGTAGACAAATAGCACAAATCCATGTTACATTTTAGTCTGGAAATTTTCTGACACCCAACTGTGTAATACATCTTCACAAGAAACTTATGAATGTGTCTTCTCTTTGACTGGTTTCTCTATGCACCTGCATACATAGATTTCTATTGATGTGACaga
The DNA window shown above is from Cricetulus griseus strain 17A/GY chromosome 3, alternate assembly CriGri-PICRH-1.0, whole genome shotgun sequence and carries:
- the LOC100757164 gene encoding olfactory receptor 5B3-like, whose product is MWMENRTEVSHFLLLGLTNDTNLQLPLFVTFLLIYTITVVGNLGIILLIFLDSGLHTPMYFFLGNLSLVDFCYSSAVTPTVMAGLLIGNKIMSYNDCATQMFCFTAFASVENYLLASMAYDRYAAVCKPLHYSTTMTTSVCAWLIIGCYVLGFLNASIYTGDAFSLSFCDSNVVHHFFCDIPAVMVLSCSDRHINELLLVYVVSFNIFFAIIVIWISYILIFISILQMHTAAGYRKAVSTCASHFTAVSIFYGTVIFMYLQPSSNHSMDTDKIASVFYTMVIPMLNPMVYSLRNKEVSNELK